ATGATCTCCGCAATCAGCAGCGTCAAAAACAACACCACCAAACCAACCGAGTACAGCACCGGCATCAATCCACCGCCTCAACGGTGACTCGGTTGCCCAACACTTGAATCACACGGATGGGTTGACCGCGTTCGATCGCCGATCCATCGCTGACCACCGCGACGATGGTTTCGCCGAACTGACCTTTTCCGCTGGGACGAAGCGGTGTCGTGGCCACACCTTCTTGTCCCATCAAGTCGTCGTAGTGAGCCAAGCGTTCCGTTTCGCTGATTTGGGCCTCCGGAACCCCCATCGACAATCCCGTGGCCACGGCCGCCTGTGGCAGGTACAGACGCACCAAAAACATTCCAATCACACATCCGCCTAAGCCGCCCAGTGTCACCCACAAACCACGCGTCAGCTCACCGACTTGGTAAGCGTTCTGAGGAACGACGAACGTTTGGCTCATCAGCAGTACACCCAAGGCGGTCAGGAGCAGTCCGCCAATCCCAAAGACACCAAATCCGGGCAAAACAAAGATCTCGATCCCAATGCACGCCAACCCCAAACCGAACGCCAGCAGTTCAAGCCACTCCGCCGTCCCCGCGAGATACTTGATCCAAAAGAAGCAGGCGAAGCAGACCATCGCGACAAAACCTGGCACGCCCAAACCGGGTGCACTGGCTTCGATCGACAGCATCATGAACCCGATCACCAACAAAGAAAACGCCAACCCCGATTGCCGTCCCAGACGTTCCACCCATCGCACGACGCCGCGATCGGACAGTTCCGGCGGTACGCCACTCAACCCGATCGAAGTCGCCGCCTCCGGCAACGAGTCAACAGTGCCTTCTGCCAATCCCAATTCGATCGCTTGTGTTGCGGTCAATCCGTTCGCCAACTCGATCTTTTCCATCCGTTGCCAATCGTCCGCGGTGGCCTCATCCGCTTCGCTTTGAATTTGCTCCGATGTCGCGTAGCGGACTCGTCCGGATCGTCGATTGACATAGCGATGCACTGAGACCGACGAATCCAACAACCCTTCGATCAAGGCCGCACTGCGTCCCGACGCGTCGGCGATCAATTCGATCAACTCCGATTCACGCCGTACATCGTTGGGGCTCATCACGTCCGCCCCGCTGCCGCCAAGTTTCGCATCCGGCATGAGCAACAACGGACGACAAGCGAGTGCCAACAACGCCGCGTCCCCGCGAGCTTCCCCCGTAACCAGGCCACCCACCACTCGAATCTCAGGCCCCGGATCCGCCAAAGTCGCCGCCAACGATGCGCTGCGGCTCAAACTGCCGCCGGGAGAATCAATCGCGACCAACCACGCATTCACATCCGGCGACTCCACGCTGGCCGCCAAGTTGCTCTGCCATCGGCGGACGCGCGCCCGAGTCACATTGCCTGTGATCCGAACCAACCTGCCCACCAACGCTCCCGTCGATTGAGCCTCGTCTTTCTGAAGCCGTGAGAGTTCTAGCCAATCCATCACGGCGTTCTCGGACCCGACGATTGCCGCGGCAGCTCGGACACGTCGCAAGCGTTCCGAATCCAACACCAATGGTTCACCCGCTTCGGACCAAGTCGACTCGGAGACCAAGTTGCCTTCGTTCCTAGCTTGGTCCAACGTTTCGCCGCTCATGAACGTTGCTGGTTGTTCCAACAGCTCAACCCGCGAAACCTCCAACTGCGGATCCGCTAAACCAAGCACCAATGGTTCCGGGACCAAACCACGACGCCGAGCGATCGATTGATACAGCACGCCAATCGTTTCGTCCGGATTGGTCTCATACCGAGTCGCATCGCCCAGTGATCCGCCGCGAGAGACCAACAGCGTTTCGGCGGCAAGTGGCAGCAACACGTCGTGGCCTGTGACTTCGCCGTCAACCCAGACCACCAAGCGAATGCGTTTCAGATCACTGCCGGAAACCGCTCGAGCGATTTTCAAGGCATCTTCGAGTGCCGTCGGCTGACTGGACTTTCGCTCCTGATCACTTCGGCTGGTGTTGTCGTCTTCGTTCGATGACGCGACTGCGGCGGCGGACGAATCCTGGCCCGTCGTTCCCATTCGCAGCACCACCGTGGTCCGCCCACCATCGGCTGCGTCCCCACGCTTCGATGCGGCAGCCCACTGGTTCAATCGTCCGAGCAGCCGATCCACATCCTGCGACGTCAATGGCGACGGCACGTCCAGCAAAAAACCTGACTTCGCATCGGTGGCGGGCTGTGCGAAGCAAGCTCCCAACGTCCAGAGCTGGATCAGCATCAACCACGCGGCAACCAGGATTCGTCCCCTACCGGAGACAATCCGTCGTCGCGAAAGATCGCCGTGCTCCTTCAGAAATCTCATGCCCTGATTATACGGCGTCAGGAACCCGAAAGACCATGACCCGAGTCAGCCGGCGTTGGATCTTCCGCGGAAGATCGCGCAACGGAAATTGAATCAACTCAATCCGTCGTCGCGGCGGCTGGCTCCGGGATCGTCGTGCCCACCACGGCAGCCCCCACGCTGTCACCCAGCACATTGACCGCGGTTCGGAAACGATCCAATAGCCAATCAACGGCCAGGATCAGCCCCAGGTATTCCAGCGGCAACCCGACGGCTCCCAAGACAATCAACATGGTGACCAAACCGGCTTCTGGGATGCCGGCGGCTCCGATCGCTGCCAATGTCGCTGTGACCGCAACAATCAACTGATCCGCGATGGAAAGTTCGAAACCGATGGCTTGAGCAATGAAGATCGCCGCGGCGGCTTCGTAGAGCGCGGTCCCGTCCATGTTGATGGTGGCTCCCAAGGGAATCACAAATTCGGTGGAACGTTTCGACACTCCGGCGGATTCGGCGCACTCCAATGTCACCGGCAACGTTGCGGACGAACTGGCCGTCGAAAATGCCGTCAACAACGCCTGACTCATCGCGGAGATGTAGTGGTATGGATTCTTCTTCGTGATCAAATAGTAAATCGCGGGCAGCACTACAAATCCGTGAATGGCCAATCCGATCACGACCGCGGCAAAGTACCAACCGATTTGTTGCAACTCTTGCAAGAACTGCCCTTCCGCGTGCGCCTTCCCAAAACGCGCCGTCACCAAACAAAAGATCCCCAGAGGCGCCAGCTTCATCAGCGCCATCACGAACCGCAGCAAGAGTTCGTTGGCCTCGGTGATCAAATTCGAAATGGTCCGGACGTTGTCCATCATTGTGGTCATCAACGCGCCAATCGCAATCGTGAACACAATGATTGGCAACAACTGAGTGTCCGCGGCGGCTTGGAACAAATTGTCCGTCACCAGCATGAGTGCCAAGTTCTCCAGCACGACGCCCATTCCAGGCGGCTCCGCTTCACCATGTGGCAATTCAGAGCTGGCCGCGATTTCTTCTAACCTGGCTGGATCGACCGTCCCCACTCCCGGCCGAATGACGTTCACAACCACCAAACCAATCGCGACCGCAAACACCGTTGTGCACAGGTAGTAGCCAACCGCCGTCGCACCGGGACGACCGAGTTGTCGGATGTCGCCCATCCCGAGCACACCGCACATCACAGACGTGAACACCAACGGCACGACGATCATCTTCAAGGCACGCAGAAATAATTCGCCGCCAATTTCGAAGTGTGCCGCGAAATTTGGTGCAGCCAGTGCCATCGCGATAGCCGCCACGATCGCACCCGCGATCCAGTAGGTCAGGGCTTGGCTGTGCTTGGGCGATTCCGTCATATCTGCTTCCTTTGATGTGCATTTGATCAGGAAAATGCACAATTCGAGGGGGATGTCATGTCCCAATCAACGCGGTTTCCTGATTTCGATTGCTGTCGTCATTCCAGCAACGAAGGTCACGACGCAACCGATGCTCGCTTCCTCTACCCCACAAAATAGCGGTTTCTTCGATCGTTCGCAGGGCACCGCAACTGACCGCGACCTAGGTTTGGGATGGAATGGTTTGTCTACCACCCTGCATTTTCAAAATGGCCGACTGGGCCGCCAACTTTCACACCGGCCCCAGCGGTCTCGCTCCTGTTTGTTCACGGGAATCATCGGATGCCATATTCAAAACGACGAAACACGCGGCGGGCCGCGATCGGAAGTTTGTTCTTCGTAGCAGGTTTGTTCGCCGGAACGATCGTCGCCGTTCCAAAACTGCATCGTGCTTGGTTGGCGGAACAAACTCCCGTCGAGATGACCTGCGGTGAACTACTGCAAAACGGCATTGGGGAAGCCTCCGTGGTTCGATTGACGGACGCAACCGTTGCCGAACCGCCCGAAGAGATGCAGTTCGCCATGTTGGAGCCAGACCCCAACGCAATGCAGGCCATGCCAGTCGGAAGCGGCATGGGGGCCTGGATGTCGGGCGACAAAGTTGGCATGGCCAAGAAAACACTCGCTGATGCTCTCCGCCACCCCCGCGCCCAAACCATGTTGGACGAAATGGTTCGTGGCGAAGTCATGCCACAGCACTTGGGCGGCACCAACATGCCACAACCTCTGAAGCTTTCACCCGGTCGCGAAGTCGCTGCCAAAGCAGTGGACGAAGTTCGTTCCACCGGATCGCTGACCGTGTTTGTCAGCGAAGATCCAACGATTCAGTGGATCGCGGACGGCGCGAACCTGCTAGGCGTTGGACTCCCCGAGTCTTTCGTCGATCTGGCCAAACTCGATTGCTATTCGCTGCACCCGGTCGCGCTGACCGAATCAAAACAGAATGCTGCAATCTGGGCGGTGGGCTCTGCACTCACCTTGACGCTTGGCTGGTTGCTTTGCAGTTCTGCTGGTTGGGGCATTTGGATCCTGTTCTGTCCCATCGCCGCGGTTGCCGGCGTGTTTGGCCTTCCGATGCGATCCGGTCGTGGAAACAAGGTCACCTGGACGCTCGCGTTCTTTGCCGGTGGATTCTGTCTCGCCGCGGCTTTCGTGCTGACGGTCTTTCTGGGCGGCTTGGGATCCACGCCATCCAGTTGGGCGTTTCAAGCAGCTGGCTTCGTGTCTCTGTGTGCTGGTTTGGCGTTGTGGCTGGGGATCCTTGGCAGCATGAAAACGAAACGCAATATGGCGATGTCGATCAGCTCGCTGGACAACTTGGTTGTCGCCGAGCCCAAACGTTCGCGATCCAGTAAGAAAGCCGCGAAAAAGTCATCCGGCGATGTCGACGCATCCAAATTTGCTTCCGATGGTGTGCGACAAGACAAGCTGCAGGAAACGCTATCCAAAAACGCCAGCTACTCACGCCGCTACTTGGATCCTCGTTTGAGCGTTCCTGCCAACTTAACGATTCGCGACGAAGCGAATGAGAACATCATCGTTTGGCAGAACAATGCGTTCGAGGAACCGTTGGCCATCGAAATTGGTCGCGGCGACGCGGCTTGTTCCGCCACGGTTCAAGTCGGCTGTCAGAATCTTGTGCTTGCCATGACCGATGAACTCGATGGCAACATCCGGTTGCGTCTGATCAGCTTCCTAGACAATGGGCATTGCTTGATCAGCGTTGACGGATCGTATCCTCAACTGACCGAAAACCTCAGCAACGAATTCGCGACCATTTCCGTGTTTGAATCGGCGGACGCGAAAAAGTTGTTGGCGAAGCACTTGGAAGTTTCTGCGGATGCGGCGGAACGTCAGCACTCCGGTTTGATTCGTTTGGACTCCAACGAATGGCGCGACATCGTGTTGCTATCCGAGCGTGCGGTGAAGTCCGTCTTGCACGACGAAGGCTTGCAGAAGTGGGAAATTCACGACGCGACCTACGGTCGTTTCGCGTTCCCTTGCCGGCCGATTCAATCGATGCAACCGGTTTGACGCGTTCTTGTTCGATGCCTATCGCGGCGGCAATTCGTACACCCCGAACTCGGCCCAAACGGGCATGTGATCGCTGACCTTCAACGCCTGGTCTTCGGGAATTCGAAGAGCGGACATCAAATCCAACACACCGGCACGCCCGGTGAATTCGCGCGTGGTCGCCGTGTCCATCATCACATGGTCATAGGTCTTCGTCCGCAGCGTGTTCGTCGGTTGGTCACCGACCAAAGACTGAACGTTCGGAATCCTGCCCATTTCGAGCAACCACTGCGTGTCGACATTCAGGTCACCGACCAATAGGAAGTCTTCTTCGCCGTGACTTTGATATTCAAACATCCGAACGCTGTGAAAAACGTCATCCAAAACGTTCATTTCGTTGTCCGGGCGATCTCCGACGCGTGATCCGACTTCATCCGGGTCCGTGTGGACGTTGATCATGGTGAATCGAAACGGTTGGCGACTGGCAGTCGGCGTGACGCGAGTTTGAAAGCTGGCGACCATCGGTGCCCGGTGCATCAAATCCTGATCGTCGTTGACCAAGTAATCTGAATCCGGCACCAAATCGATTCGATTGACATCCCAAACGAATCCATATCGTTCGGTTTGGCTCGTTCGTCCTTGTGGCGCACTGACCGTCGCGCTGTAGTTGCCGCCAAGGCTGGCGATTTCATCCAACAAGCCGTTGATTGGCAATTTCGGGTCGCCTTTGATCTCCTGAATCGCGACGACGTCAAAGAGTAAGCAGACTTGCGCCAAACGCCGCATCACTTCTGGCTTTTCCGATTTACTTTTGCCGAAAACTTGAATGTTGAACGTGGCCACGCGAATCGACGCGTTGTTTTTCTGAGTTGGTCCACTGGCCGGCGTGACCAAACTGACCGGTGCGATGCGTCCCATCGGGGCCTTTCCCGAATCGACTCGCGAAGCCATTTGCTCCGGCGTCAACGAAGCCGCCAGCGGGTCTTCGTAAACCGGTTCTTCTTTGCCTCGAAGGGAATCGAGCGTCGGCAGATCGATTTGCCCGGTCAAACCCGCCAGGATGACTCCCAAGACTCCGGTGACGGACAGTCCTGGCGTGAACCAACGCAGCAACGACGTGCTTGAACGCCGCGACCGTCGCCGTTTCTTCGACGAGTCTCCCCAGAGCAATTTCCACAGCAATTGGATCACCACGGCCTCCTTGCCGCGTGAATCGATGGTGCATGGCTCGGCCGAGACTCCTTCTCAGCTCAACGATGCAAAATGACAGGGTGGTTCACGAAGGGCTTCCTTTCGCAATTCCACCCACGCCGGATAGCCAAATCGTCACAATCGCGTCAACCGCAATGTCGCGACGAAGCCATGCAGACCATGCGACTGAATCCCCCGATCGGCCGATCTGCGTCCGCTCGTCGCAGTCCAAGGTGCACTCACGTTTCGTGTCGTAAATTTGAACATTCACCGAGTTCTGCCTCGCTCTTTGCTGACATTCTCGCATGACACGTTCACTCTCGACCTTTCCGATTGCCTCCGTCATCACCGGTCTCGCATTGGCCATGACGGCGATCGGTCTTTACCAAACATCAGATCTGTCGCGGGGCAATGCGACTGGGACGGAGAAGGATTCACCAATCGCCGCGAATGCACCTGCGCAAGCACCGACGGAAGGCGGATTGGTCGTCGCCAACCGACGCTCCAGCAGCGTTGTCGGGACGGCGGCGACACCGGTGGATCCGCACCTGACGATGGGAAGTGAAACCTGCGTGAAATGTCACGCCAATGAAGTGAAGGTTTGGCAATCGACTCCTCACTTCCGCACCTTCGAGGAACTGCATCGACGGCCCGCCGCGAAAGAAATCGCTTCGCGTTTGGGAGTCCGCTCGATCAAGTACGACGGCCGGTGCGTGGATTGTCACTACACACAACAAACCGACGTGGCATCGGGCAACGTTCACGCCATCGCCGGCGTGTCATGCGAATCGTGCCACGGATCGGCGAAGAATTGGCTGGACCTGCATCATGACTATGGTGGCGAACAGGTCACCCGAGCCATGGAAACACCGGAACACAAACAACAACGTTTGCAACGCAGCGTGGCCGCCGGCATGCGGAATCCGGTCAACGCCTACCTGGTCGCGCAGAGTTGCTTGCGTTGTCACACGACCGCGGATGAGGAACTGGTCAACGTGGGCGGTCACCCCACTGGCAGCCTGGATTTTGAGTTTGTTTCCTGGAGCCAAGGAACGCTGCGTCACAATTTCATCGCATCCGACGGACAGTCAAACGCCAGCAACACGAAAGATCGTTTGCGAGTGATGTTCGTCAGCGGAATGATCGCGGACTTGGAAGCCAGCCTGCGAGCCACCGCCGCTGCAACTCAAAAAGCCAAATTTGGAGTGACGTCGGCAAAACGAGCCGACCGCGCGGCGAAACGCTTGCTGTCCGTCTCGCAGAAAGTCAGTTCGAAGTATCTCGAGGATATCCTGCTGGTTTACAGTGGCGTGACGCTCAAGCTCAACAATCGCAATGAACTGACGCAAGCCGCCGACACCATCGCGGACCTTGGCTATCAGTTCGCATCCGAAACGAACGGGCATGTGCTCGCACCGTTGGACGCGTTCATTCCGCCACAGAATCGTTGGAAGTAGCAAAGATCCGATTGACCTCGCGACGCAGCGGTTTCGGCAGCGGACCCGCGTTGGCAAAGTCGGCGATTTGTTCCGGTCGATGGGCTCCCACCAACGCAGCGGTGACTCCGGGTTGAGACACCGCCCATGAGATCGACAGGTTGGCGACGGATCGTTTGTGGTCTGCCGCGAGAACCGTCAATTGGTCAACGATGTCATGCGCTCGTTGACGCGCTTCGCCTTGAAAAATCGGATAGTTCGGGCGACTGTCGCCCTCGGCGAACACGTGATCGCGGCTGATCTTTCCAGCCAGCAATCCTTTCATCAGCGTCCAATACACCCAAACGTCGCACTGATTTTCGTTCGCGTCGGCGATGACGGTCTGCAGGGTGTCTTGCTGCAAACCGTTCAGCGGGCATTGGATCGCTTCACAGGGAACCACCGTCGCAAATGCGGCACGTTGTTCTTCGGTCGCGTTGCAGAGCCCCACTCGCTTTGCCATGCCGCGCTGAACCAAACGCTGCAGCGCCCACGCACTCGCTTCCACCGGGACCTCTTCGTCCACGCAGTGCAACATCAACGTATCGAAGCAACGGATGCCGATTCGACGAAGTGAATTCTCAGCATCCACCACCAACGTTTCCGGCCGACCGTCGTTCACACGGACGCCGTTCTCGTCATACCGCTGGCCGACCTTGCCGATCAAATGCATTTCTTCTCGCAAACCCGGATCCAACTCGCGAAGCACCGCACCCAATCGTTCATCGGCTTCGCCCTGCAAGCCATAACTGTAGGCGGTGTCGAACTGCCGAATGCCAGCATCAACCGCAGCGTGAATCGTCGCGATCGCGTTCTCACGAGTCACTCCTACCGTGGTGACTCCGGCAATGGGCCAAAGCCCCAAGATGACGTGTTGGTTCAAAACAGTTGCGAGAATTCAAATGGGAATTAGGTTGTGCGCATGGCTTGGTTAATGGGACCAAACCCGTCCAGTTTTTCCGGTCCGATTCGCCTCTTGGCCCCAAACGCTTACACCCGAGGGAGGGGAAGCGTTGTGTGAATCCGACTCGGAACCTCCTCCCTAGAAGAGCAATTTTCAAACGAAATGGCAACGACACCCACCACCGCGACCACCGTCGCTCCCGGAATCACGCGAGTCGAACGCAACAATTCCAAAGGGTATGTGGTCCGTGTTTGCCGCGACGGAGTGCGCAACTCGGAATACTATTCTGACACCATGTGCGGCGGAAAACGCAAAGCCCTGCAAATGGCAAAGCAACGCCATGCGGAACTGTTGGATTATCTCGGCCCCGCGAACAACTCCACCAAAGACAAATTGACCAGCCGCAACACCACGGGCAAAGTCGGTGTTCACCTGGCCCACTCGATCGACAACCGGTACCCAGGTTGCGAGTACCGCGCCTACTGTGCGTCTTGGAAGACCGAAGACGGCAGCCGCAAAAAGATCAGCTTCGCCTTCAACCGCTACGGCGAAGACGAAGCGTGGGAGCTGGCCTGCATCGCTCGCGATCGCGAAACCAACGACCGCGACGAAGTCATCTCCATTCGAGATCGCCAGATCAAACGTCAGTCGCGAAAGAAAACCGCTGGCAAACGTCGCCGGTAAACTCCGCAAGTCTGCTGGATCGCGAACCTAGGTTTGCAAACAGCGTCGCGTCGCTGCGGAAGCTCTGGCTACGAATGCCGAGGCCCCGAAAGCCGGTAACACGAACGCCGAGGCCCCGAATGCCGAGGCCCCGAAAGCCGGCAACACGCTCGCCCGTACCAAGCTAGCCGGTAACACGAACGCCGAATCACGAGAGCAACAATTGCTCGCCGGGTTCGGCCTCGTCAATTTCGCGGCGTATCTCTCGCAGCCCGTAGGCACACAGTTCGAACTGGTCACTCAAGCGATCCAGCAGATCACAAGGCGGTCGCGACTCATCCGCTTCGATCGTCGATGCGATTTTGTAGGAACGCTTTCCGTGTTGGAAATAATCCAACAACTGATCGGGCGAATCCTTGCCATCCCCACGCACGGATTCGGGGAACATGCCTGACCAAAACAGCGTCACGTCGCCGATGTGGCGATGCACCTCCCGTTTGGCGATGCCGATTCGTCGCTCGGCTTCGCAAAGCAATTGAAAGACTTCGGTTGCGGGCCGGCCATCGTTGCGCCGCATCTTGTGAACCGCGTCGATGCGAACGAACCGCAGCATCAAGTCACTGACGTAGCCGATCAGTTGCACATCGGCGACGCCCAATTTGGTTTGAAAAATCGATTCGCTGATCCCGCTCAGAAAGCGATCCAGTGCCGATCTCTTTTCAGGTGTTTGCTCATTTGCCACTGCATCATTCCCCTTGGTTAGGCTTCGAAAGGGGGCCAAATGAAAGACCTGAATTCCACAACTAGTAGGAGCACCAACCAATGTCAAGAGATCTTTTGGATGAGTCTCCAACCCACCGATCGGCAAACGCGGCAACGAAGACTCCTGGCCGAGCGGTGAAACGCAGCCTCGGAAACTAGAATCAACCCTTGATCACTGTTACCGGTGGATGACTCGTCATTGGTTCTGATTCAACACCGCGGGTGGCGACGCATAGGACGGCCGAATTCCGTTCAAAATTGCTACGCCAGAAATGGCAGAAAGAATCGCAATCAGCAACCAAGCACCGCGAGCCGCGACCGCACCATAGTGTTTTTGTATGGAGGCGATCGAACGGACTTGATAGGGCGCGGTCCAAGGCCCGATCGCGATCGCCGTGCAAATCGCAGCGATGCAAAGTGCCACGCCGCCGACCAATGTGTCGTCCTGAATCAAAACGTCGTTTCGCTTTCCGAGAGAACTGAATCTTGGGAAATCAATGCCGTGCTGCGATCGCGAAGAAGCGTTGATCATGGCCCAATTCGGCCAGCAAAAATTGGAGCAGCACCGTCGTGGGCTGGCTCGGTCCTACACGTCGCTTTCACGCATGCGGCGACGAATCGCACGACGTTGCATCCGAGCCGTCTCGACATCAGGGTTGATGTCCAAGCAACGGTTGAGCGCGTCCAGCGCTTTGTTGGGTTTGCCGAGCAACATGCGAATTTTCGCCAAGCTTTGCCAGGCGGTGTAGTGAAAGCGGCAATGCCACAAACAAGACTGATAGGCCGTTTCCGCTTTTTCGAATTCTTCCAGCCCGTGCCAGCAGATCGCCAACTGGTGATGAGCTTCGGCGTACAACGGGGCTTGGTCGATCAACACCATCGCGGGTGACAACGCGGCGGCGTATTCGCATCCATCGTTCAAGTGAATCACTCGCAGCAGTTTTTGATGATGTAGCGGCGCCGCGTCTCGCACGATCAGCGAGTGGAACGAATCGTCGGCGACCAATCGAACCCCACGATCTTCGTCGGAGAGGGCTCGACCAAGCGAATCGACACAGTGGCGGTCGCCCAGCATGCCCAATGCCAATGCGGCGGCACGCCGGTTTTCCACTTCGCCGCGAGATAGCAGGGCGGTCAGGGTCGACGGCGTGTAATGCTCGTCAACGTCGTGGGCAAAACGGGGAGCGTCCGCCGAGCCAAGGTAACGCCGATACGCGGCGGTCAGGCGTGTGGTGTGGACGATGGGTGAGTTCACGTCGGTTCCACCTTTGGCGAGTCAGAAGGGTCTGGGAGGATTGGGTGGGTCACGCGGCCAAACACCGCGATTTCGTCTGTTTTTCGGCTGCTGTGGTTTGACTTCTCGATGTTAGACCGATCAAGCTGTCGGGCAAGACGGCACTTGGAAAAGATCTTTGTCTCGCACGGCTCGTCGGATGCTCCCCGCCTCGCACCACCGCCGAAATTCGTCTCGCGTTTGCAACCGTCCTGCCCGCAAAGACGCAAAACTCCAACAAAATGCAGCCACCTCGGTCGACCAACGATCGGTCCTGCGGCTGGACGCAAACGGCCGGTCATGCGAGTTCTTTCGCCTGATGTTGTTGGGGGTGATCCTCGCCTTCACCCCCATTTTGCCCGCTTTTTCACAACCTCCCGTCGATTCGCCGCTTCGTGCCGAAGCGTTTTCCAGCACCGTGATCACGGTCGCCATCGACGGACAAACGATGCAAGAAGCGATCGATCAGATCGTTCAGCAGGTTGACTCGGGCAGCCGTCCCCAACGTTGGACCTGGTGGCGAGATGGCAGCATCGATCCCCATCAAATCGTCTCCCTAAATTTGGCCGGTGGCTCTGCCGCTCAAGCGATCACCCAACTGACCAAGCCGCAAGGCTGGGAAGCTTTTCCGATTCCGGGAATTCTGCTGGTGGGCCGCCCGGAATGGATTGACCGAACGTTGGCCCATTGCGTGTCGTCGCCCCAAGCCACGTCGGTCGATCTGACATGGCCACGCGGCACCACGTCCCGCGAGGCGATGCGACGCGTCGTTGAAACGTCCGGTGCATCGGTGCCAATCGCCGCAGATTTCGATTGGTTGCCGCACGACGTTTGGCGTGAAGCCAATTTTCAGCAAGTCGATCCGTGGCACGTCGCTTCGTTGATGCTTTCGGAATTTCGCTATGTCACCCCGAGAGCGTTCACTTTGGAACGATTGGTGACGCGAGACGGAGAATTGCCGCCGCAAGTCGAGTTCTTGTCGCCGGAAGACACGCGGTGGAAGAACGTGCGGTTCCAAATGAGTTATCCAGTGCAGGGCAGCGGGACAGCCATTCGTCAGGCGGTCCAATCATTCGATCGCACCGCGGCCTTCCGGTCTGGACGTGATGGACAACAGCGTTTGCTACGGGTTAACACAACCCCGGCAGGCCACCGCGCGGCTTGGCGAGCGGTTTGGGAAAACGCCGAAGTGCCGGCCCAGGTCGCCAGAGCGGGACGGGAGGCAACCTACGATCTGAAATTATTGAACAAGCCGGCGGAGGTGGTCCTGCAACAGTTCGCTGGT
Above is a window of Rhodopirellula halodulae DNA encoding:
- a CDS encoding endonuclease/exonuclease/phosphatase family protein is translated as MVIQLLWKLLWGDSSKKRRRSRRSSTSLLRWFTPGLSVTGVLGVILAGLTGQIDLPTLDSLRGKEEPVYEDPLAASLTPEQMASRVDSGKAPMGRIAPVSLVTPASGPTQKNNASIRVATFNIQVFGKSKSEKPEVMRRLAQVCLLFDVVAIQEIKGDPKLPINGLLDEIASLGGNYSATVSAPQGRTSQTERYGFVWDVNRIDLVPDSDYLVNDDQDLMHRAPMVASFQTRVTPTASRQPFRFTMINVHTDPDEVGSRVGDRPDNEMNVLDDVFHSVRMFEYQSHGEEDFLLVGDLNVDTQWLLEMGRIPNVQSLVGDQPTNTLRTKTYDHVMMDTATTREFTGRAGVLDLMSALRIPEDQALKVSDHMPVWAEFGVYELPPR
- a CDS encoding dicarboxylate/amino acid:cation symporter; this translates as MTESPKHSQALTYWIAGAIVAAIAMALAAPNFAAHFEIGGELFLRALKMIVVPLVFTSVMCGVLGMGDIRQLGRPGATAVGYYLCTTVFAVAIGLVVVNVIRPGVGTVDPARLEEIAASSELPHGEAEPPGMGVVLENLALMLVTDNLFQAAADTQLLPIIVFTIAIGALMTTMMDNVRTISNLITEANELLLRFVMALMKLAPLGIFCLVTARFGKAHAEGQFLQELQQIGWYFAAVVIGLAIHGFVVLPAIYYLITKKNPYHYISAMSQALLTAFSTASSSATLPVTLECAESAGVSKRSTEFVIPLGATINMDGTALYEAAAAIFIAQAIGFELSIADQLIVAVTATLAAIGAAGIPEAGLVTMLIVLGAVGLPLEYLGLILAVDWLLDRFRTAVNVLGDSVGAAVVGTTIPEPAAATTD
- a CDS encoding cytochrome c family protein, translated to MTRSLSTFPIASVITGLALAMTAIGLYQTSDLSRGNATGTEKDSPIAANAPAQAPTEGGLVVANRRSSSVVGTAATPVDPHLTMGSETCVKCHANEVKVWQSTPHFRTFEELHRRPAAKEIASRLGVRSIKYDGRCVDCHYTQQTDVASGNVHAIAGVSCESCHGSAKNWLDLHHDYGGEQVTRAMETPEHKQQRLQRSVAAGMRNPVNAYLVAQSCLRCHTTADEELVNVGGHPTGSLDFEFVSWSQGTLRHNFIASDGQSNASNTKDRLRVMFVSGMIADLEASLRATAAATQKAKFGVTSAKRADRAAKRLLSVSQKVSSKYLEDILLVYSGVTLKLNNRNELTQAADTIADLGYQFASETNGHVLAPLDAFIPPQNRWK
- a CDS encoding NfeD family protein, producing MRFLKEHGDLSRRRIVSGRGRILVAAWLMLIQLWTLGACFAQPATDAKSGFLLDVPSPLTSQDVDRLLGRLNQWAAASKRGDAADGGRTTVVLRMGTTGQDSSAAAVASSNEDDNTSRSDQERKSSQPTALEDALKIARAVSGSDLKRIRLVVWVDGEVTGHDVLLPLAAETLLVSRGGSLGDATRYETNPDETIGVLYQSIARRRGLVPEPLVLGLADPQLEVSRVELLEQPATFMSGETLDQARNEGNLVSESTWSEAGEPLVLDSERLRRVRAAAAIVGSENAVMDWLELSRLQKDEAQSTGALVGRLVRITGNVTRARVRRWQSNLAASVESPDVNAWLVAIDSPGGSLSRSASLAATLADPGPEIRVVGGLVTGEARGDAALLALACRPLLLMPDAKLGGSGADVMSPNDVRRESELIELIADASGRSAALIEGLLDSSVSVHRYVNRRSGRVRYATSEQIQSEADEATADDWQRMEKIELANGLTATQAIELGLAEGTVDSLPEAATSIGLSGVPPELSDRGVVRWVERLGRQSGLAFSLLVIGFMMLSIEASAPGLGVPGFVAMVCFACFFWIKYLAGTAEWLELLAFGLGLACIGIEIFVLPGFGVFGIGGLLLTALGVLLMSQTFVVPQNAYQVGELTRGLWVTLGGLGGCVIGMFLVRLYLPQAAVATGLSMGVPEAQISETERLAHYDDLMGQEGVATTPLRPSGKGQFGETIVAVVSDGSAIERGQPIRVIQVLGNRVTVEAVD
- a CDS encoding MFS transporter codes for the protein MPYSKRRNTRRAAIGSLFFVAGLFAGTIVAVPKLHRAWLAEQTPVEMTCGELLQNGIGEASVVRLTDATVAEPPEEMQFAMLEPDPNAMQAMPVGSGMGAWMSGDKVGMAKKTLADALRHPRAQTMLDEMVRGEVMPQHLGGTNMPQPLKLSPGREVAAKAVDEVRSTGSLTVFVSEDPTIQWIADGANLLGVGLPESFVDLAKLDCYSLHPVALTESKQNAAIWAVGSALTLTLGWLLCSSAGWGIWILFCPIAAVAGVFGLPMRSGRGNKVTWTLAFFAGGFCLAAAFVLTVFLGGLGSTPSSWAFQAAGFVSLCAGLALWLGILGSMKTKRNMAMSISSLDNLVVAEPKRSRSSKKAAKKSSGDVDASKFASDGVRQDKLQETLSKNASYSRRYLDPRLSVPANLTIRDEANENIIVWQNNAFEEPLAIEIGRGDAACSATVQVGCQNLVLAMTDELDGNIRLRLISFLDNGHCLISVDGSYPQLTENLSNEFATISVFESADAKKLLAKHLEVSADAAERQHSGLIRLDSNEWRDIVLLSERAVKSVLHDEGLQKWEIHDATYGRFAFPCRPIQSMQPV